The following coding sequences are from one Gigantopelta aegis isolate Gae_Host chromosome 15, Gae_host_genome, whole genome shotgun sequence window:
- the LOC121390550 gene encoding uncharacterized protein LOC121390550 isoform X2, translated as MEISPAILPYALYRKHHEIFIALNAPRILYCWLENPPIKTYKLKYQKENSQMFQTPSQMFQTPSQMFQTPSPMCSAFILHLEHEGNTFKANVSGLTEGTNFLFRVFAQNPSGRSDPAATVCQTRSAPLQSGQMAGSSGLSFPVGIAVGVSIIVLLIIIALLIAALYFKTSVAGKRKAEGLKALFFQSANKSSERKGPEGIETQDSVTPGTQYETLGPTQPQTPVTYEKLQLYENQDFQKKSGKKPVNQDNIYVNDVDLNAMP; from the exons TTGTACCGGAAGCACCACGAGATTTTTATTGCACTGAACGCACCGAGGATTCTGTACTGCTGGTTGGAAAATCCACCAATAAAAACGTACAAATTGAAGTATCAAAAGGAAAATTCTCAGATGTTTCAGACTCCTTCTCAGATGTTTCAGACTCCTTCTCAGATGTTTCAGACTCCTTCTCCAATGTGTTCTGCATTCATTCTGCACCTTGAGCACGAAGGAAACACCTTTAAAGCAAACGTCAGTGGTTTGACTGAAGGAACTAACTTCCTGTTCCGGGTCTTCGCGCAGAATCCGTCTGGACGCAGCGATCCTGCTGCAACAGTTTGTCAAACAAGGAGTGCGCCGTTGCAAAGTGGTCAGATGG CTGGTTCCTCTGGTCTGAGTTTCCCTGTGGGTATCGCTGTCGGTGTATCGATTATCGTCCTGCTCATCATCATTGCTCTGCTGATAGCAGCTCTCTACTTCAAGACATCTGTCGCAGGCAAGAGAAAAG cTGAAGGTTTAAAAGCACTCTTTTTCCAGTCTGCAAACAAAAG CAGTGAGAGGAAGGGGCCCGAAGGGATTGAAACCCAGGACAGTGTAACACCAG GCACGCAGTACGAAACACTGGGACCAACTCAGCCGCAAACTCCGGTAACTTACGAGAAACTCCAGCTTTATGAGAACCAAGACTTTCAGAAAAAAAGTGGAAAGAAACCAGTTAATCAAG ATAACATATACGTCAACGACGTCGACCTGAATGCAATGCCCTAG
- the LOC121390550 gene encoding uncharacterized protein LOC121390550 isoform X1 → MEISPAILPYALYRKHHEIFIALNAPRILYCWLENPPIKTYKLKYQKENSQMFQTPSQMFQTPSQMFQTPSPMCSAFILHLEHEGNTFKANVSGLTEGTNFLFRVFAQNPSGRSDPAATVCQTRSAPLQSGQMAGSSGLSFPVGIAVGVSIIVLLIIIALLIAALYFKTSVAGKRKAEGLKALFFQSANKSSSERKGPEGIETQDSVTPGTQYETLGPTQPQTPVTYEKLQLYENQDFQKKSGKKPVNQDNIYVNDVDLNAMP, encoded by the exons TTGTACCGGAAGCACCACGAGATTTTTATTGCACTGAACGCACCGAGGATTCTGTACTGCTGGTTGGAAAATCCACCAATAAAAACGTACAAATTGAAGTATCAAAAGGAAAATTCTCAGATGTTTCAGACTCCTTCTCAGATGTTTCAGACTCCTTCTCAGATGTTTCAGACTCCTTCTCCAATGTGTTCTGCATTCATTCTGCACCTTGAGCACGAAGGAAACACCTTTAAAGCAAACGTCAGTGGTTTGACTGAAGGAACTAACTTCCTGTTCCGGGTCTTCGCGCAGAATCCGTCTGGACGCAGCGATCCTGCTGCAACAGTTTGTCAAACAAGGAGTGCGCCGTTGCAAAGTGGTCAGATGG CTGGTTCCTCTGGTCTGAGTTTCCCTGTGGGTATCGCTGTCGGTGTATCGATTATCGTCCTGCTCATCATCATTGCTCTGCTGATAGCAGCTCTCTACTTCAAGACATCTGTCGCAGGCAAGAGAAAAG cTGAAGGTTTAAAAGCACTCTTTTTCCAGTCTGCAAACAAAAG TAGCAGTGAGAGGAAGGGGCCCGAAGGGATTGAAACCCAGGACAGTGTAACACCAG GCACGCAGTACGAAACACTGGGACCAACTCAGCCGCAAACTCCGGTAACTTACGAGAAACTCCAGCTTTATGAGAACCAAGACTTTCAGAAAAAAAGTGGAAAGAAACCAGTTAATCAAG ATAACATATACGTCAACGACGTCGACCTGAATGCAATGCCCTAG